A window of the Helianthus annuus cultivar XRQ/B chromosome 4, HanXRQr2.0-SUNRISE, whole genome shotgun sequence genome harbors these coding sequences:
- the LOC118491554 gene encoding uncharacterized protein LOC118491554: MRWVRWEKLVKPKDYGGIGMGGIGEFNHTMLAKWWWRYKDEPSQLWVSVIQAIHKSGLGKSMIPGKGKWTWEIKENKGFSAKCFRTEIMRVNAVMDSNIRFIWNSWTPLKRNNLLWRVLMGKIATKTELVARGVVLQNIVYDRCGYNDEDPNHLFVNCLWARSTWWQVCVWMRIPIPMDMSSVKSILESIMENPGSRWKKLSIQ, encoded by the exons ATGAGATGGGTTCGTTGGGAAAAACTGGTGAAACCGAAAGATTACGGAGGTATAGGGATGGGAGGGATCGGTGAATTTAACCACACCATGTTGgcaaaatggtggtggaggtACAAAGATGAACCTAGTCAGTTATGGGTCTCGGTTATACAAGCAATTCACAAGTCGGGGCTGGGTAAAAGCATGATCCCg GGCAAAGGCAAGTGGACGTGGGAGATTAAAGAAAATAAAGGCTTCTCTGCTAAATGCTTTAGGACGGAAATTATGAGGGTGAACGCGGTTATGGATAGCAACATCAGGTTCATATGGAACTCTTGGACGCCGCTTAAAAGAAACAATTTATTATGGAGAGTTCTGATGGGGAAAATTGCAACTAAAACTGAGTTGGTTGCTCGTGGGGTTGTTCTCCAGAATATTGTTTACGATAGGTGTGGGTATAACGATGAAGACCCAAATCACTTATTTGTGAACTGTTTGTGGGCGAGAAGCACATGGTGGCAGGTTTGTGTTTGGATGAGGATTCCGATTCCCATGGACATGAGCTCCGTTAAAAGCATTCTGGAGTCTATTATGGAAAACCCGGGATCGAGATGGAAAAAATTGTCCATACAGTGA
- the LOC110936517 gene encoding serine/threonine-protein kinase Aurora-3 translates to MASESPKKNWSINDFEIGKPLGKGKFGRVYLARESKSKYIVALKVIFKEQIEKYRLQHQLKREMAIQTSLRHPHVLRLYGWFHDAERIFLILEYAHGGELYGELRRAGYLSEQQAATYIASLTHALAYCHEKHVIHRDIKPENLLLDHEGRLKIADFGWSVQSTNKRHTMCGTLDYLAPEMVENKAHDYAVDNWTLGVLCYEFLYGVPPFEADSQADTFRRIMKVDLTFPSTPHVSTEAKDLILQLLVKDSAKRLPLDKILKHPWIIMNADPNGSFPE, encoded by the exons ATGGCTTCCGAATCACCCAAGAAAAACTGGTCAATTAACGATTTCGAGATCGGAAAACCGCTCGGAAAGGGCAAATTCGGCAGAGTTTATCTCGCTCGTGAATCAAAG AGCAAGTATATAGTTGCTTTGAAGGTGATATTCAAAGAGCAGATTGAAAAGTACCGGCTGCAACACCAGTTGAAGAGAGAAATGGCGATTCAAACGAGCCTTCGGCATCCGCATGTTTTGAGGCTGTACGGATGGTTTCATGATGCGGAACGGATATTTTTGATTTTGGAGTATGCTCATGGAGGTGAGCTGTATGGAGAGCTGAGGAGAGCTGGTTATTTGTCTGAGCAACAAGCTGCTACT TACATTGCCAGCCTTACACATGCATTAGCATACTGTCATGAGAAGCATGTTATCCATCGAGATATCAAGCCGGAGAACTTGTTGCTTGATCACGAG GGTCGATTAAAGATAGCGGATTTTGGGTGGTCTGTTCAGTCAACAAACAAGAGACACACAATGTGTGGAACATTAGACTATCTAGCACCAGAGATGGTGGAAAATAAAGCTCATGATTATGCAGTTGATAATTGGACTTTAGGTGTTTTGTGTTATGAGTTTCTCTATGGTGTTCCTCCTTTCGAGGCAGACAGCCAAGCAGATACATTTCGAAG GATTATGAAGGTTGATCTCACCTTTCCTTCTACCCCTCATGTTTCTACTGAAGCTAAAGATCTCATCTTACAA CTTTTAGTGAAAGACTCTGCGAAAAGGCTCCCCCTTGACAAGATTTTGAAGCATCCTTGGATCATCATGAATGCTGATCCCAATGGTTCTTTTCCCGAATGA
- the LOC110936518 gene encoding FHA domain-containing protein FHA2, whose translation MGSSSSDVEAGFAKLQGEDFEYYMQTYSIILGRNSKKSTVDVDLSSLGGGMNISRHHARIFYDFQRRRFALEVLGKNGCSVEGVLHLPGTPPVKLDSQDLLQIGDKEFYFLLPVRSILSAPIAPPRQHFSSNPSSVNVMVNYQSPIRVKKSGRGRLGGDFEDEYEDDDDDAVGGGKKVRMGGGDVYAAASGSGGKSLSDKKSEGRSRVDRESDNLQLLQLEEKDVVSSVATVLSDLCGPSEWMPMEKLHAELVEQYGSVWHHGRVRRYLTSEDHSVPEAKGKPWFGLLMLLRKYPEHFVINTRSKGRVTLEFVSLVSLIS comes from the exons ATGGGAAGCAGCAGCAGCGATGTAGAAGCAGGATTCGCAAAGCTCCAAGGCGAAGACTTCGAATACTACATGCAAACCTACTCCATCATCCTCGGCCGCAACTCCAAGAAATCCACCGTCGACGTCGACCTCTCCTCCTTAGGCGGCGGCATGAACATCTCCCGCCACCACGCCCGCATCTTCTACGACTTCCAACGACGCCGTTTCGCCCTTGAAGTCCTCGGCAAAAACGGCTGTTCCGTTGAAGGCGTCCTCCATCTCCCCGGCACCCCTCCTGTCAAACTCGACTCTCAAGATCTCCTTCAGATCGGCGATAAGGAGTTTTACTTTTTACTTCCTGTTAGAAGCATTTTATCTGCCCCAATTGCCCCTCCACGTCAGCATTTTTCCTCAAACCCTAGTAGTGTTAATGTTATGGTTAATTATCAGTCTCCGATTAGGGTCAAGAAGAGTGGAAGGGGTAGGCTTGGTGGTGATTTTGAAGATGAgtatgaggatgatgatgatgatgctgttGGTGGTGGGAAGAAGGTGAGGATGGGTGGTGGAGATGTGTATGCTGCCGCCTCTGGTTCGGGTGGGAAATCGCTTTCCG ATAAGAAGTCTGAGGGAAGGTCAAGAGTTGACCGAGAGTCTGACAATCTTCAGCTGTTGCAGTTAGAAGAGAAAGATGTAGTATCATCTGTAGCTACCGTGTTATCAGATCTTTGTGGGCCCAGTGAATGGATGCCGATGGAGAAACTTCATGCTGAG TTGGTGGAACAATATGGCAGCGTGTGGCATCATGGTCGCGTTAGGAGATATCTAACTTCTGAGGATCATTCGGTTCCTGAAGCCAAGGGCAAACCATGGTTCGGGCTGCTTATGTTATTGAGGAAATATCCTGAACATTTTGTTATAAACACTAGGTCTAAAGGCAGGGTCACATTGGAGTTTGTATCACTCGTCTCGCTTATTTCATGA